Proteins co-encoded in one Haloarcula pelagica genomic window:
- a CDS encoding IclR family transcriptional regulator, whose protein sequence is MDESYPVQATATTLRVVEALLDRGEAGVTELARELDLSKGAVHNHLQTLQQLEYVVREGRQYRVGSRFLDLAARARETMPVYQAARAEVARLARSSGEVAALVVEEHDTATYVLVAGDDEGETAIREGIRRPLPADAAGRAILAHRPEDEIRTLLAEAEYPAGSGRSAPDETALLDELRTVREQSVAFDREERADGTRSVAAPLTTDDGRSVGAVSVTGPANRMSGKRLEEDVTGLVVSSANSISVDLF, encoded by the coding sequence ATGGACGAGTCGTATCCGGTGCAGGCCACTGCGACGACGCTGCGGGTCGTCGAGGCGTTACTCGACCGGGGTGAAGCGGGCGTGACCGAACTCGCACGGGAACTCGATCTCTCGAAAGGCGCGGTCCACAACCACCTCCAGACGCTCCAGCAGTTGGAGTACGTCGTCCGCGAGGGCCGCCAGTACCGCGTCGGATCGCGGTTTCTGGATCTCGCCGCGCGGGCGCGAGAGACGATGCCGGTGTACCAGGCCGCGCGGGCAGAAGTCGCCCGCCTCGCGCGCTCCAGCGGCGAGGTCGCGGCCCTCGTCGTCGAGGAACACGACACGGCGACGTACGTGCTGGTAGCGGGCGACGACGAGGGCGAAACCGCCATCCGCGAGGGGATCCGTCGACCGTTACCGGCCGACGCCGCGGGCCGAGCGATACTGGCACACCGTCCCGAAGACGAGATCAGGACGCTGCTGGCCGAGGCGGAGTATCCGGCGGGCAGCGGCCGTTCCGCACCCGACGAGACGGCACTGCTCGACGAACTCCGGACCGTCCGCGAGCAGAGCGTCGCCTTCGACCGCGAGGAACGGGCCGACGGGACCAGAAGCGTCGCCGCCCCGCTCACGACCGACGACGGGCGGTCGGTCGGCGCGGTGTCGGTCACCGGGCCGGCAAACCGGATGAGCGGGAAGCGCCTCGAAGAGGACGTTACCGGCCTTGTTGTCAGCAGCGCGAATAGTATCTCTGTCGACCTGTTCTAA
- a CDS encoding glycoside hydrolase family 36 protein produces MVRLDAGETAVGFAPEAARLAVRHGGETLASGTVLAELGAERLPATDSYHVASDENGIRVRYDGATAETTVWLTTADGGVHVSVSVTNTADEPRPVGRLCPLAADDLAFGPETQVYRHGYQSWTPTAALPVGEAFPAVEPVDVPMMTDVAAPTTTSHCQIGLAEDDTTLTAGFLDHAEFVTRFDYEHGDGVESLSAVCPGDGVDLAPGETVRSAPLRIDATHPVDEALAAIAERTGARMDARVGEWVPTGWCSWYHYFTEVTAADVRTNRAALDDWGLPAEIVQLDDGYQTAFGDWRTLAEGFEDMTALVADIDDAGHTPGLWLAPFFVQEDAALVDEHPEWLLTDGDGAFVSAGERHGEMYGLDLTHPGVQRWLRETFRTITEEWGFEYLKLDFLYAGALPGERFADVTRAEAYRRGLAAIREAVGDGTYILGCGAPQGQSVGFVDAMRVGPDTAEYWVREGESASEPAHENAIRNVLNRDYLHRRWWVNDPDCQLVRETTELSMAERETFAAIVALTGGSNVFSDKISEIGAGGRELLERSLPPVEDGTVAGVGGVEFPERIECERPADAGRAVALFNWRDEPATRSLSLAAEERGWDALEGEPVAAGGTVERTISAHGCLLVHVAPAQDRPHLLGTDHLAGLGDRVERVSWDADDAGGRLTLSLAVETPQDILLAVPEGWTHSDASAADDTGLLELTARPGTTTIAFERA; encoded by the coding sequence ATGGTCCGACTCGACGCGGGCGAGACGGCCGTCGGGTTCGCGCCCGAGGCGGCACGCCTCGCGGTACGACACGGAGGGGAGACACTCGCGAGTGGCACCGTCCTGGCCGAACTCGGCGCCGAGCGCCTGCCGGCGACCGACAGCTACCACGTCGCCAGTGACGAAAACGGGATCCGAGTCCGCTACGACGGCGCCACCGCGGAGACGACGGTGTGGCTCACCACGGCCGACGGCGGCGTCCACGTCTCGGTGTCGGTGACGAACACGGCCGACGAACCCAGGCCGGTCGGTCGGCTCTGTCCGCTCGCTGCCGACGACCTGGCCTTCGGCCCCGAGACGCAGGTGTACCGCCACGGCTACCAGTCCTGGACGCCGACCGCGGCGCTCCCCGTCGGCGAGGCGTTCCCCGCCGTCGAACCGGTCGACGTTCCGATGATGACCGACGTGGCCGCACCGACGACGACGAGTCACTGCCAGATCGGACTGGCCGAGGACGACACGACCCTGACCGCCGGCTTCCTCGACCACGCCGAGTTCGTCACCCGCTTCGACTACGAACACGGCGACGGCGTGGAGTCGCTGTCGGCGGTCTGTCCGGGCGACGGCGTCGACCTGGCGCCGGGCGAGACGGTGCGGAGCGCGCCCCTCCGGATCGACGCGACCCACCCGGTCGACGAGGCGCTGGCCGCGATCGCCGAGCGGACCGGCGCGCGGATGGACGCCCGCGTCGGCGAGTGGGTGCCGACCGGCTGGTGCTCGTGGTACCACTACTTCACCGAGGTCACCGCCGCGGACGTGCGGACGAACCGCGCCGCCCTCGACGACTGGGGGCTCCCGGCCGAGATCGTCCAGCTCGACGACGGCTACCAGACCGCCTTCGGTGACTGGCGGACGCTGGCCGAGGGGTTCGAGGACATGACCGCGCTGGTCGCGGACATCGACGACGCCGGCCACACGCCGGGCCTGTGGCTCGCGCCCTTCTTCGTCCAGGAGGACGCCGCACTCGTCGACGAGCACCCCGAGTGGCTGCTGACCGACGGCGACGGGGCGTTCGTCTCGGCGGGCGAGCGCCACGGCGAGATGTACGGCCTGGATCTGACCCACCCCGGCGTCCAGCGGTGGCTCCGGGAGACCTTCCGGACGATCACCGAGGAGTGGGGCTTCGAGTACCTCAAACTCGACTTCCTCTACGCCGGGGCGCTGCCCGGCGAGCGATTCGCCGACGTGACCCGTGCGGAGGCGTACAGACGGGGGCTGGCAGCGATCCGGGAGGCCGTCGGCGACGGGACGTACATCCTGGGCTGTGGCGCACCGCAGGGTCAGAGCGTCGGCTTCGTCGACGCGATGCGGGTCGGCCCCGACACCGCCGAGTACTGGGTCCGCGAGGGCGAGTCCGCCAGCGAACCGGCCCACGAGAACGCCATCCGGAACGTCCTCAACCGGGACTACCTCCACCGCCGGTGGTGGGTCAACGATCCGGACTGCCAACTGGTCCGGGAGACGACGGAGCTCTCGATGGCCGAACGGGAGACGTTCGCCGCAATCGTCGCGCTCACCGGCGGCTCGAACGTCTTCAGCGACAAGATCAGCGAGATCGGTGCGGGCGGACGGGAGTTGCTGGAGCGGTCGCTCCCGCCGGTCGAGGACGGGACCGTCGCCGGCGTCGGGGGAGTGGAGTTCCCCGAGCGTATCGAGTGTGAGCGGCCCGCCGACGCCGGCCGGGCGGTCGCGCTGTTCAACTGGCGCGACGAACCGGCGACCCGCTCGCTGTCACTCGCCGCCGAGGAACGCGGCTGGGACGCCTTGGAGGGCGAACCGGTCGCAGCCGGCGGCACCGTCGAGCGGACGATATCGGCCCACGGCTGTCTGCTCGTCCACGTCGCGCCGGCCCAGGATCGCCCGCACCTGCTGGGGACCGACCACCTCGCCGGCCTCGGGGACCGCGTGGAGCGAGTGAGCTGGGACGCCGACGACGCGGGCGGCCGGCTGACGCTCTCGCTGGCTGTCGAGACTCCACAGGACATCCTGCTGGCGGTGCCGGAGGGCTGGACCCACTCCGACGCGAGCGCGGCGGACGACACCGGACTCCTCGAACTCACCGCCCGGCCAGGGACGACGACGATAGCCTTCGAGCGGGCCTGA
- a CDS encoding sulfatase-like hydrolase/transferase, with protein sequence MTDADGSNVLFVVLDTVRKDRLSVYDPELETTPHLAEFAEEAAVFDNAVAPAPWTLPVHASLFTGLYPSEHGATQEDPYLEGATTLAESLSAAGYDTACYSSNAWITSYTNLTAGFGDHDNFFQIMPSELLSGPLASVWKTMNDNDTLRSVADRMVQIGNKIHEHLAEGGGGDTKTPQVIDKTIDFVDDSEDFFAFINLMDAHLPYHPPEEYAEEFAPGVDSTEVCQNSKEYNCGARDIDDEEWAAIRGLYDAELAHIDDQLDRLFSHLKETGQWEDTTVVVCADHGELHGEHDLYGHEFGIYDPLVNVPLLVKHPDIDPERDAETTVELVDLYHTVLDAAGATGRGKSLDTARSLLSAEYRDFADDVGGTDRGDVGFVEYHQPVVELRQLEGKASAAGIELDEQSRFYSRMGAARTPEDKFIHCTRVPDEAYHVDTDPGETDNVADADDPAIDALRDALWAFVDEVDADWPDEADGADGDVLDEMDDDTKDRLQDLGYID encoded by the coding sequence ATGACCGACGCCGACGGGTCGAACGTGCTGTTCGTCGTCCTGGACACGGTCCGGAAGGACCGCCTGTCCGTCTACGACCCCGAACTGGAGACCACGCCCCACCTCGCCGAGTTCGCCGAGGAGGCCGCCGTCTTCGACAACGCCGTCGCACCGGCGCCCTGGACCCTGCCGGTCCACGCCTCGCTGTTCACGGGCCTCTACCCCAGCGAACACGGGGCGACCCAGGAGGACCCCTACCTAGAGGGCGCGACCACGCTGGCCGAGTCGCTGTCGGCCGCCGGCTACGACACCGCCTGTTACTCCTCGAACGCCTGGATCACGAGCTACACCAACCTGACCGCCGGCTTCGGCGACCACGACAACTTCTTCCAGATCATGCCCAGTGAACTGCTCTCGGGGCCGCTGGCGAGCGTCTGGAAGACGATGAACGACAACGACACCCTCCGGTCGGTCGCCGACCGGATGGTCCAGATCGGCAACAAGATCCACGAACACCTCGCGGAGGGCGGTGGCGGCGACACCAAGACCCCACAGGTCATCGACAAGACGATCGACTTCGTCGACGACTCTGAGGACTTCTTCGCGTTCATCAACCTGATGGACGCCCACCTGCCCTACCACCCGCCCGAGGAGTACGCCGAGGAGTTCGCGCCGGGCGTCGACTCCACCGAAGTCTGCCAGAACTCCAAGGAGTACAACTGCGGCGCCCGCGACATCGACGACGAGGAGTGGGCGGCGATCAGGGGCCTGTACGACGCCGAACTGGCCCACATCGACGACCAACTGGATCGGCTCTTCTCGCATCTCAAGGAGACCGGCCAGTGGGAGGACACCACCGTCGTCGTCTGTGCCGACCACGGCGAACTCCACGGGGAGCACGACCTGTACGGCCACGAGTTCGGCATCTACGACCCGCTCGTGAACGTCCCGCTGCTGGTGAAACACCCCGACATCGATCCCGAGCGTGACGCGGAGACCACGGTCGAACTCGTCGACCTCTATCACACCGTGCTGGACGCCGCCGGGGCGACGGGGCGGGGGAAGTCACTCGACACCGCCCGGTCGCTCCTCTCGGCTGAGTACCGCGACTTTGCCGACGACGTGGGCGGCACCGACCGGGGCGACGTGGGCTTCGTCGAGTACCACCAGCCCGTCGTGGAGCTGCGCCAGCTGGAGGGGAAGGCGAGCGCCGCGGGGATCGAACTGGACGAGCAATCCCGGTTTTACTCCCGGATGGGCGCCGCACGCACTCCCGAGGACAAGTTCATCCACTGCACGCGGGTCCCCGACGAGGCCTACCACGTCGACACCGATCCCGGCGAGACCGACAACGTCGCCGACGCGGACGACCCCGCGATCGACGCCCTGCGGGACGCGCTGTGGGCGTTCGTCGACGAGGTCGACGCCGACTGGCCCGACGAGGCCGACGGCGCCGACGGCGACGTGTTAGACGAGATGGACGACGACACCAAAGACCGACTCCAGGATCTGGGGTACATCGACTGA
- a CDS encoding lysylphosphatidylglycerol synthase transmembrane domain-containing protein, whose product MSGANDAPLEFADRRTVAQILLGFGVAAIVLYFLVDFVGTAEVQARLRGSEWGWLAVGCLSTALCLVAWGKAWQIVLAVAGIEERFSRLVVTYYAATFANYVTPLGQAGGEPFIAYVLSRDTEASYQDSLASVVTADLLNLFPFVTFAGVGFAALLYQAQLPPAIEPLAGGLVVLSVGVPLVAAVGWRFRGALRRGLLRLAAPVARRTRFVTLDGLRERLHETETAFQRIARDRRALVKALSFSYVGWVFFALPLYAAAMAVGESIPLVLVFFIVPASTLAGLVPSPGGSGAVEAALGLLVYTLTPIDPVGATAIAILYRVASYVFALVLGGGAALYVIKRN is encoded by the coding sequence GTGAGCGGAGCAAACGACGCCCCCCTGGAGTTCGCCGACCGGCGCACCGTCGCCCAGATCCTGCTGGGTTTCGGTGTCGCGGCGATCGTCCTCTACTTCCTGGTGGATTTCGTCGGGACCGCCGAGGTACAGGCGCGCCTGCGTGGCTCGGAGTGGGGCTGGCTGGCCGTCGGCTGTCTCTCGACCGCGCTGTGTCTGGTCGCCTGGGGGAAAGCCTGGCAGATCGTCCTCGCCGTCGCCGGGATCGAGGAGCGGTTCTCGCGGCTCGTGGTCACCTACTACGCCGCGACCTTCGCCAACTACGTCACGCCGCTGGGCCAGGCCGGCGGCGAACCGTTCATCGCCTACGTCCTCTCGCGGGACACCGAGGCCAGCTACCAGGACAGCCTGGCGAGTGTGGTCACTGCGGACCTGCTCAACCTCTTCCCGTTCGTCACGTTCGCGGGCGTCGGCTTCGCCGCTCTGCTGTATCAGGCACAGCTCCCGCCGGCGATCGAACCGCTGGCCGGCGGGCTGGTCGTCCTCTCGGTTGGCGTCCCGCTCGTCGCCGCCGTCGGCTGGCGCTTCCGCGGGGCGCTCAGACGCGGGTTACTCAGGCTCGCGGCGCCGGTCGCCCGCCGGACCCGCTTCGTGACGCTCGACGGGCTGCGCGAGCGCCTCCACGAGACCGAGACGGCGTTCCAGCGCATCGCCCGCGACCGGCGGGCGCTCGTCAAAGCGCTCTCCTTCTCCTACGTGGGCTGGGTCTTCTTCGCGCTGCCGCTGTACGCCGCCGCGATGGCCGTCGGGGAGTCGATCCCGCTGGTGCTCGTCTTCTTCATCGTCCCCGCCTCGACGCTCGCCGGGCTGGTGCCCTCGCCGGGCGGGTCCGGCGCCGTCGAGGCGGCGCTGGGGCTGCTCGTCTACACGCTGACGCCGATCGATCCCGTCGGTGCGACCGCCATCGCCATCCTCTACCGGGTCGCCAGCTACGTGTTCGCGCTGGTCCTGGGCGGCGGGGCGGCGCTGTACGTCATCAAGCGTAACTAA
- a CDS encoding ketopantoate reductase family protein yields the protein MDIVVVGAGSLGSLLGGLLAREHDVVLVGREPHVGAVSDGGLAVTGLEQFRVHPTARTDLPAGGDLAVVAVKAYDTAAVAADLADCAFDACLSVQNGLGNEAILADAVDCPVLAGTCTYGARLASPGTVEFTGRGELTLGAPAGGHSAVADDVAGAFRAAGVESTAAEDMPTRLWEKLAVNAAINATTALARVENGALARQPGDGLADGAARETARVAREQGVDLPTDRALSLTEQVIRDTAANRSSMRQDIEAGQRTEVDAINGAVVDRAREPVPVNETLARLVRTWERARDLR from the coding sequence ATGGATATCGTCGTCGTCGGTGCGGGGAGCCTCGGCAGCCTGCTGGGCGGGCTGCTCGCCCGCGAACACGACGTGGTGCTGGTCGGGCGCGAGCCACACGTCGGGGCCGTCTCGGACGGCGGACTGGCGGTCACGGGGCTCGAACAGTTCCGGGTTCACCCGACCGCTCGGACCGACCTCCCGGCCGGCGGCGACCTCGCCGTCGTCGCGGTCAAAGCCTACGACACGGCCGCCGTGGCGGCTGATCTGGCCGACTGCGCGTTCGACGCCTGTCTCTCGGTCCAGAACGGACTGGGCAACGAGGCGATCCTCGCCGACGCCGTCGACTGTCCGGTCCTGGCCGGGACCTGCACGTACGGTGCCCGGCTGGCCTCTCCCGGAACCGTCGAGTTCACCGGTCGCGGCGAACTGACGCTGGGGGCACCGGCCGGCGGCCACAGCGCGGTCGCCGACGACGTTGCCGGGGCGTTCCGGGCGGCCGGCGTCGAGTCGACGGCCGCCGAGGACATGCCGACACGGCTCTGGGAGAAACTCGCGGTCAACGCCGCCATCAACGCGACGACCGCGCTGGCCCGCGTCGAGAACGGCGCGCTGGCCCGCCAACCCGGGGACGGCCTCGCCGACGGTGCCGCTCGGGAGACCGCCCGCGTCGCCCGCGAGCAGGGTGTCGACCTCCCGACCGACCGCGCGCTGTCGCTGACCGAGCAGGTGATCCGGGACACCGCCGCCAACCGGTCGTCGATGCGTCAGGACATCGAGGCCGGCCAGCGGACGGAGGTCGACGCGATCAACGGGGCCGTTGTCGACCGCGCCCGGGAGCCGGTGCCGGTCAACGAGACGCTGGCGCGGCTGGTCCGGACCTGGGAGCGAGCGCGGGACTTGCGTTAG
- a CDS encoding DUF7130 family rubredoxin-like protein produces MSDMSTSADADEVAFGQTVYDDEGTALGTIRGFDEHGFYVTADEGIEALSSEHIATGSAGEAELMWRCWECGEMGKIDELPESCPACDAPKEEIYYWQED; encoded by the coding sequence ATGTCAGACATGTCAACGAGTGCCGACGCAGACGAGGTCGCGTTCGGCCAGACGGTGTACGACGACGAGGGGACCGCGCTGGGGACGATCCGCGGGTTCGACGAACACGGCTTCTACGTCACGGCCGACGAGGGGATCGAGGCACTCTCCAGCGAGCACATCGCCACCGGCTCGGCCGGCGAGGCCGAACTGATGTGGCGCTGCTGGGAGTGTGGCGAGATGGGCAAGATCGACGAACTCCCCGAGTCCTGTCCGGCCTGTGACGCGCCCAAAGAGGAGATCTACTACTGGCAGGAGGACTGA
- a CDS encoding L-aspartate oxidase has translation MNDRDAGQNRQTDYVRIDVGVLIVGAGAAGARTAIELAEAGVEDVLVLGKRGHGDAHTTWARGGINGALGTHDPEDDWTIHAADTLKEGHFLNDPEKVEAVTRQMPDRLRELDEWGMAFSRTEDGEIDQRYFGAQSFRRTAFAGDHTGESMLDTLVERARELEIPYRENVMITKLVSDGWTCYGALGFDMDTGEFLLFDADHVVLAAGGYASIYDRHTSRDDENNGDGPALAYDAGATLLDMEFVQFHPTGMAVDEADPDWAPWSGRLVTEAVRGEGGRLYNADGERFMERYSPDQMELDARDVVARAIATEIDAGRGTENGGVYLDISHRESEFIRERLPRMSERFAALGVDMADGPVEVAPTAHYGMGGVEVDDDGQTDVENLYAIGETMAGVHGANRLGGNSLAETVAYGVVAGSHLAARSDGAGAIPESLVGSVVEPHFAGLAATADTDGETEIRDLVTELQHVMWDHAGILRDEAGLRSGLDAVADIRRRADDAAVGPPSSESFEFAVDLGFMLTAAEAVLRGALERTESRGAHYRTDHEERDPDWQCNIRLERADLGRMRSETVPIGSPSEAVQAALDAGYELDYHQLE, from the coding sequence ATGAACGACAGGGATGCGGGCCAGAACCGACAGACCGACTACGTACGCATCGATGTCGGCGTCCTGATCGTCGGTGCGGGGGCCGCTGGCGCCCGGACGGCGATCGAACTCGCCGAGGCCGGCGTCGAGGACGTGCTGGTGCTTGGCAAGCGCGGTCACGGCGACGCCCACACGACGTGGGCCCGTGGCGGCATCAACGGCGCGCTCGGCACCCACGACCCCGAGGACGACTGGACGATCCACGCGGCCGACACGCTGAAAGAGGGGCACTTCCTCAACGATCCCGAGAAGGTCGAGGCCGTCACCCGACAGATGCCCGACCGGTTGCGGGAACTCGACGAGTGGGGGATGGCCTTCTCCCGGACCGAGGACGGCGAGATCGACCAGCGGTACTTCGGCGCCCAGTCGTTCCGGCGGACGGCTTTCGCCGGCGACCACACCGGGGAGTCGATGCTCGACACGCTCGTCGAGCGCGCCCGGGAACTCGAAATCCCCTACCGCGAGAACGTGATGATCACGAAACTCGTCTCGGACGGCTGGACCTGTTACGGCGCCCTCGGATTCGACATGGATACCGGCGAGTTTCTGCTGTTCGACGCCGACCACGTCGTCCTCGCGGCCGGTGGGTACGCGTCGATCTACGACCGCCACACTTCCCGCGACGACGAGAACAACGGCGACGGCCCGGCGCTGGCCTACGACGCCGGAGCGACGCTGCTCGACATGGAGTTCGTCCAGTTCCACCCGACCGGGATGGCCGTCGACGAAGCCGACCCCGACTGGGCGCCCTGGAGCGGCCGCCTCGTCACGGAAGCGGTCCGCGGTGAGGGCGGGCGACTCTACAACGCCGACGGCGAGCGGTTCATGGAGCGGTACTCGCCAGACCAGATGGAACTCGACGCGCGGGATGTCGTCGCCCGTGCGATCGCGACCGAGATCGACGCCGGCCGCGGCACCGAAAACGGCGGCGTCTACCTGGACATCTCCCACCGGGAGAGCGAGTTCATCCGCGAGCGGCTCCCCCGGATGTCCGAGCGCTTCGCGGCGCTGGGCGTCGACATGGCCGACGGGCCCGTCGAGGTCGCGCCGACGGCCCACTACGGCATGGGTGGGGTCGAGGTCGACGACGACGGCCAGACCGATGTCGAGAACCTCTACGCGATCGGCGAGACGATGGCTGGGGTCCACGGCGCGAACCGACTGGGCGGCAACTCCCTGGCCGAGACCGTCGCCTACGGCGTCGTCGCCGGGAGTCACCTCGCGGCGCGCTCCGACGGGGCGGGAGCGATCCCCGAGTCCCTCGTCGGGAGCGTCGTCGAGCCCCACTTCGCCGGGCTGGCGGCGACCGCCGACACCGACGGCGAGACCGAGATCCGGGACCTCGTGACCGAACTCCAGCACGTCATGTGGGACCACGCGGGGATCCTGCGTGACGAGGCTGGACTCCGTTCGGGACTGGACGCAGTCGCGGACATCCGCCGCCGTGCGGACGACGCGGCCGTGGGACCGCCAAGCAGCGAGTCCTTCGAGTTCGCCGTCGACCTCGGGTTCATGCTGACCGCGGCAGAGGCGGTCCTCCGGGGGGCGCTCGAACGCACGGAGTCCCGCGGGGCACACTACCGGACCGACCACGAGGAGCGTGACCCCGACTGGCAGTGCAACATCAGGCTGGAACGGGCCGATCTCGGGCGGATGCGGTCCGAAACGGTCCCCATCGGGTCCCCCAGCGAGGCCGTCCAGGCGGCGCTGGACGCCGGCTACGAACTGGACTACCACCAGCTGGAGTAA
- a CDS encoding GAF domain-containing sensor histidine kinase: protein MGESASGVESDTALKLRGLHDVTREMMESDSRQAVFETATAAAVELLEFPYNTVRMYDPERDVLHPVAASPALVESAGDRPTYDRSESVQWEALTDDEILVYQEVETIQDAVSRDGGGSMIVVPVGDRYVLTLGSPTSQAISESDIELVRVFRANLETAVDRVETVQKLRTRKRRLQQKNERLDRLSGMIAHEFRNPLTIISGQFDFIEGRESDQEHLATARRAVDRMDRLTENLLDLVRNDTLGGATEPIRLDEFAVGVFREVAPSSASIVTLGPITVTANRARLRTVLENLFDNAVDHGTIDAVVWVGTLEDGGFYVADDGPGFQTDDVEDVFSYRHTSGTNGVGLGLAIVRDIASAHGWEITVGESRVGGARIAFHEHADTRPRGASADPQPDGGS, encoded by the coding sequence ATGGGCGAGTCCGCATCCGGCGTCGAATCCGACACCGCGCTGAAGCTCCGTGGTCTCCACGATGTCACCCGGGAGATGATGGAGAGCGACTCCCGACAGGCGGTGTTCGAGACGGCGACGGCCGCCGCCGTCGAGTTGCTGGAGTTCCCGTACAACACCGTTCGGATGTACGACCCCGAGCGCGACGTGCTCCACCCGGTCGCCGCGTCGCCGGCCCTGGTCGAGAGCGCCGGTGACAGGCCGACGTACGACCGCAGCGAATCGGTCCAGTGGGAGGCCCTGACAGACGACGAGATCCTGGTCTATCAGGAGGTGGAGACGATCCAGGACGCCGTCTCCCGCGACGGCGGCGGGAGCATGATCGTCGTCCCCGTCGGCGACCGGTACGTGTTGACGCTCGGGTCGCCGACCTCGCAGGCGATCAGCGAGAGCGACATCGAACTCGTCCGGGTGTTCCGGGCCAACCTGGAGACGGCCGTCGACCGCGTCGAGACGGTCCAGAAACTGCGGACACGTAAGCGGCGTCTGCAACAGAAAAACGAGCGGCTCGACCGCCTCAGCGGCATGATCGCCCACGAGTTCCGGAACCCGCTGACGATCATCTCCGGCCAGTTCGACTTCATCGAGGGCCGGGAGAGCGATCAAGAGCATCTGGCGACGGCCCGCCGGGCCGTCGATCGGATGGACCGGCTGACGGAGAACCTGCTCGATCTCGTCCGGAACGACACGCTGGGAGGGGCGACCGAACCCATCAGGCTCGACGAGTTCGCCGTCGGCGTGTTCCGGGAGGTCGCTCCGTCCTCGGCCTCGATCGTCACGCTCGGTCCGATCACGGTCACGGCGAACAGGGCTCGCTTGCGGACGGTCCTCGAGAACCTGTTCGACAACGCGGTCGACCACGGGACCATCGACGCCGTGGTCTGGGTCGGGACGCTGGAAGACGGCGGGTTCTACGTCGCCGACGACGGCCCCGGGTTTCAGACGGACGACGTGGAGGATGTCTTCTCGTACCGTCACACGAGCGGGACCAACGGCGTCGGACTCGGACTCGCGATCGTGCGGGACATCGCGTCGGCCCACGGCTGGGAGATCACGGTCGGGGAGAGCCGGGTCGGCGGCGCGCGGATCGCGTTCCACGAGCACGCGGACACGCGACCGCGGGGAGCGAGTGCCGACCCACAGCCTGACGGCGGTTCGTAG
- a CDS encoding DMT family transporter → MDSSDAPSCLGAEPMVAGTLGVGFAVLAAVALAAQSLAVRVSTRTRSLTDLVAGVFAVNLLVLLPVTAVVYGPPYGLTARSVVAFAVGGLLGSLLARVALFVGIQRLGASRAEPLKSTFPLVAVLGAVLLLDEPLTTTLAVGVVLLVGGAVAVSWDTRASPLTPAGRRAWVDIGFPLAAALLLGLDPVFTRTGLAEGTPALVGVTVRVVAAASGFGLYLLVRRLRERRPWPARPDRWTLVTALANTAYLGTYLAALDRAPVSVVAPVLGASPLLVVVGSALFLGREERVTARLVGAVVVLVAGVVLVVGG, encoded by the coding sequence GTGGATTCAAGCGACGCCCCCTCCTGTCTCGGGGCAGAACCGATGGTGGCGGGCACACTGGGCGTCGGGTTCGCCGTCCTGGCGGCGGTCGCACTCGCAGCACAGAGCCTCGCTGTCCGCGTGAGCACGCGGACCCGATCCCTGACCGACCTCGTCGCGGGTGTCTTCGCGGTCAACCTTCTCGTCTTGCTCCCGGTCACGGCCGTCGTCTACGGCCCGCCGTACGGACTGACGGCGCGCTCGGTGGTCGCGTTCGCCGTCGGCGGGCTCCTGGGCTCGCTGCTGGCCAGAGTCGCGCTGTTCGTCGGCATCCAGCGACTGGGTGCGAGTCGCGCCGAGCCGCTGAAGTCGACGTTCCCGCTCGTCGCGGTCCTCGGTGCCGTCCTGCTGTTGGACGAACCGCTCACGACGACGCTCGCGGTCGGCGTCGTCCTCCTGGTCGGCGGCGCGGTGGCGGTGTCGTGGGACACTCGGGCCAGCCCCCTCACTCCCGCGGGGCGACGCGCGTGGGTCGATATCGGCTTCCCGCTGGCGGCGGCGCTGTTGCTCGGACTCGATCCGGTGTTCACGAGGACGGGGCTGGCCGAGGGGACGCCCGCACTCGTCGGCGTGACCGTACGGGTCGTCGCCGCGGCGTCGGGGTTCGGGCTGTATCTCCTGGTCCGCAGACTCCGGGAGCGTCGCCCGTGGCCGGCACGACCCGACCGGTGGACGCTGGTGACGGCGCTCGCGAACACCGCCTACCTCGGGACCTACCTCGCGGCACTGGACAGGGCGCCCGTCTCGGTGGTCGCGCCGGTCCTGGGCGCGAGTCCGTTACTCGTCGTCGTCGGCTCGGCCCTGTTCCTGGGGCGCGAGGAACGGGTGACCGCACGGCTCGTCGGGGCCGTCGTCGTCCTCGTCGCCGGCGTCGTGCTGGTCGTCGGGGGCTGA